CGGTCAATCCGGCGTCAAAGTACCCCAGATCACTTAATTGCTCCTGCAATTGCAGCACATGTTCGCTGCGAACGCCCTGTTCCAGCTTCTGCGCTCCCGCAGAAGGAGTTGCCACGGTCAATCCCAGAGTCAATGCGCAGGCACCTAGGAGCATGCTGACCCGCCCTGCTCTTTTGCCAGCCATTTTCCCCTTCCCATGAGTGACTTTCCGACTGACAGTGATGGGCTCCATGGTGTCAGCAAACGTTAATAGATCCAACTCCTCATTCGTGCTATCAACTGTAGTACGTTCATTACTGTTCATATGGCTAACCACCTTCATCTCTTTCATCTCACTCACGCTATCTAATTCAATTATCATATTCTTTTCATTCATTTCATTCGGTTGTTCCATTCCAATGTTGTTCTTCATCATGCTATTAACCTCCACTTTTCTGAATCCAGATCCCACATCTTCCTCCTGAATCCTCACGGCCCTACATCCCGAGTGTCATTATAGGATATAGAAAAAATGAAGTCTATCGGACCGATGACGCAGTGAAAAAACGACGCTGAACATAGCAAAAAGAGGCATGAGCCCATGGTCACACCATGGTCATGCCCCTTCTTGTATCAACCTTATACCGCTTGTCCAACCCGTTATTTCCGTAGGCAGGCAGACCCGTACAAAAGTTGCGTTGTATTTATTGACAATTACTCGGCCAGTTCCTGACCCTTCGTTTCCCGGCCCCAGAACAGTACAGCCGCTGCGCCAATGAGGATGGTCACGAAGAAAATCGTGAAAATCAGGCTAATGGCCACTTCGCGTTGAACCAGCATACCGACCATTAATGGAGCAAGTACGCCACCGATCCGGCCAACGGATGTGGCAAGACCCACACCTGTCGAACGAACGGAAGTCGGATACAATTCCGGGCTGTAGGCGTACAGACCACCCCAGGCTCCCAGATTGAAGAAAGATAGGCAGATTCCTGCGGCCAAGATCGTCGCTTCGGTTGTTGCCAGTCCAAACGCAATCGCACTGAATGCAGTCAAGGTAAGATACACAACAAGTACGAACTTGCGACCGTAACGTTCAATGAAGTACGCCGCGGTGAAGTAACCTGGCAACTGTGCGATCGTCATGATCAGCACGTATTGGAAACTTTTAACCAACGTAAATCCTTTTGCCATCACGACCGAAGGCAGCCACAGGAACATTCCATAATAAGAGAAAATGACGGTAAACCACAAAATCCAGAGCATCAACGTTGTACGGCGATGTGGTGCTGACCAGACGGTAGCCACTTTCTCGCGGAACGTGATTTTATGAAGCTTGGTATGATTCTTGTACCGCGGTGGGTCCTGAATGGCACGACGCAGATACAGTGCATAGAACGCCGGAAGTGCACCAATGGCAAAAGCAATTCTCCATCCGTACTCCGGGATGACAAAGTTGGCAATGAGCGCTGATACAATCCAGCCCCCTGCCCAGAAACTTTCCAATAATACAACGGCACGTCCGCGTTCCGCTGTAGGCATCGACTCCGATACCAGTGTGGATGCCACGGGCAGCTCTCCGCCAAGTCCAATCCCTGCAACCAGACGCAGTGCACACAACACGGCAAATCCAGTCGCAAGTGCAGACAGACCACTTGCAATCGTGAATATTAGCAAGGTCCACATCAGAATGGCCTTCCGTCCAAAACGGTCCGCAAGTGCACCTGCAAGCAAAGCACCGAGCGCCATACCGATCGAGTTAATACTCGTAAGCACCCCGACTTGTCCGGGACTGAGACTCCATTCCTTGGCGAGTGCAGCCACGATAAAGGAAATCATACCAACTTCCATCGCATCAAACAGCCAGCTCATGCCGGCACTGAACAGCAGCTTACGCTGCTTGGGATTCCGCAATACTTCCAGTTTGCTCATCACTTATAGCTCCCTTGATCTCTATGTAGTCATTCTGACACTCAATCATTATTATGCAGAATGCTCCAGAAATCAATGCAAAATAAGCTTTTCCTTCCGATTTCTGCGATACCTCACCCCTTGAGTGAACCCGCTGTCAGACCGGCAACAAAGTAACGCTGGAGCAGAAGGAACAACGCAATCATCGGAATGGCTGTTACCAGCACCCCTGTAAGCATCATCGGATAGTTCGTCACGTATTCCCCGCGGAACTGCATAAGCGCGAGCGGTAACGTGAGCTTGGACTTACTGCTGAGCATCAGCATCGGAATAAGCAAATCATTCCATACCATGACGAGCAGGAACGTAGCCGTTGCCGCCAGCGAAGGTGCAGCCAGTGGCAGTGCAATCCGGGTATAGAGCCTCCATTCACTTGCTCCATCCATACTGCCCGCTTCCAGAATCTCCGAATTAAGCATGCGCATGAAACCTGTCAGCATAAATACGGAGACTGGCATCAGCATCGCGGCGGATACGACAATTAATCCTGTCAGACTGTCCGACCAGCCGAGTGTACGCGTAAGGGAATAGATCGGCAGCATACTCACTTGGGAAGGAACGATCAGCCCTGCTACGAACAGAGCAAACACGATTTTACCTACACTGCCGCCCCAACGGACAATGGCGTAAGCAATCATGCTACTCAGCAATAACTCAATCGCAACCGTGCCAAGCGTCACGACCAGACTGTTTCCGAAATATTGCCACATCGGCTGATTGCGGAACATGCCGGTGATGTTATCCCACGTAAACGGGTCCGGCCAGCTGAATGGACTGGTGAAGAAGTTGCTGCTTGTTTTGAACGAGGATACAAATACAAAGTACAGCGGCACCAGAATCAGCAGCGCGTACACCAATAAGATCAGGCGATTGAACCATTTTAAAAACATGTGAACTCCCTTCTGCCTCGATTGCAGGATGAATGCTCCAACATCAACCTCAATAACTTACCCGGTCGGCACGCAGTGCCTTGAACTGCAACAGCGTCAAGAGCGCGAGCAACACCAGGAAGATCATGGAACCGGCAGAAGCCAGACCAAATGAATAGCTGCCAAAGGCGGTATGATAGATATATGTTGTCAAAATTTCAGTTGCGTAATTCGGGCCTCCGTCCGTCATTGTGAAAATGAGGTCAAATGCCTTGAACGACTGAATGGTCGTATAGGCCACAACAATCGTTGCCGAAGGTGCCAGCAGCGGCCAGGTCACGGTACGGAATACCTGCCATTTGCTACCGCCATCCATGCGAGCCGCTTCGTACAGTTCTGCCGGAATGCCTTGCAGACCTGCGATGAATACAATCATCATCTGCCCGGCATGGGCCCAGACTTGTACCGCAGCAATGGAATAGATGGCGATCTTAGGATCACCAATCCAGTTGCGAGCAATACTGCTCATCCCGGCTTCATTCAATCCATAGTTGATCAATCCAATGGATGGATCATACATGAATGCCCAGATCAGTCCGACCGATACGGAGGAGAGAATCGCAGGCAGGAAATACAATGCCCGAAGCACAATGCGTGTCTTGGTATTGCGTACCAAGAGCAGGGCCAGGACAAGTGAAATAAAGGTCTGTGCAATAACAACCGTTAACATGAACTCCACGTTATTGCCAAAGGCTTTGCGGAATACGATGCTGCTGAGACTGTCCTTGTAATTATCCAGCCCTACAAATGCATACGACGGGGATACCCCATCCCAATCCGTAAAGGAGTAGAACAGCCCCGTCAATGTAGGAAATACGAACAATCCAACGTACAGCAGCAACCCGGGGATCAGAAACAGGGATAGCTGAAGACGGTTTTTCATCGTTTATTTCCCGATATGCTGATCAATGATCGCTTGTGCCTGCTGTGCTGCTTCTTCCGGAGAAGTGCCGCTCAGCACAGCCTGAATGGAGTTGGTTACTGCTTTTTGATTGTCTCCGTTCAGGATGGTGAACCGTGGCTGGAACACGGTCTTTTTGGTTGCCCATTCTCCGGCTACCTGAAGCTCAGGCGTGTCGTACTTCACATCATTCACCGTTACATTTTGTCCCGTTTGGTTGGCATAGTCACTCGCCACTTCCGGATTGCTCAGGAATTCGATGAATTTCTTCGCTTCTTCCGGATGTTTAGACTTGCTGTTCACGGCGAGCATGAATGTAGTCGTATGCACCCCTTCATACTTCGCTTGATCTGCACTTA
This Paenibacillus xylanexedens DNA region includes the following protein-coding sequences:
- a CDS encoding carbohydrate ABC transporter permease yields the protein MFLKWFNRLILLVYALLILVPLYFVFVSSFKTSSNFFTSPFSWPDPFTWDNITGMFRNQPMWQYFGNSLVVTLGTVAIELLLSSMIAYAIVRWGGSVGKIVFALFVAGLIVPSQVSMLPIYSLTRTLGWSDSLTGLIVVSAAMLMPVSVFMLTGFMRMLNSEILEAGSMDGASEWRLYTRIALPLAAPSLAATATFLLVMVWNDLLIPMLMLSSKSKLTLPLALMQFRGEYVTNYPMMLTGVLVTAIPMIALFLLLQRYFVAGLTAGSLKG
- a CDS encoding MFS transporter; protein product: MSKLEVLRNPKQRKLLFSAGMSWLFDAMEVGMISFIVAALAKEWSLSPGQVGVLTSINSIGMALGALLAGALADRFGRKAILMWTLLIFTIASGLSALATGFAVLCALRLVAGIGLGGELPVASTLVSESMPTAERGRAVVLLESFWAGGWIVSALIANFVIPEYGWRIAFAIGALPAFYALYLRRAIQDPPRYKNHTKLHKITFREKVATVWSAPHRRTTLMLWILWFTVIFSYYGMFLWLPSVVMAKGFTLVKSFQYVLIMTIAQLPGYFTAAYFIERYGRKFVLVVYLTLTAFSAIAFGLATTEATILAAGICLSFFNLGAWGGLYAYSPELYPTSVRSTGVGLATSVGRIGGVLAPLMVGMLVQREVAISLIFTIFFVTILIGAAAVLFWGRETKGQELAE
- a CDS encoding carbohydrate ABC transporter permease, which codes for MKNRLQLSLFLIPGLLLYVGLFVFPTLTGLFYSFTDWDGVSPSYAFVGLDNYKDSLSSIVFRKAFGNNVEFMLTVVIAQTFISLVLALLLVRNTKTRIVLRALYFLPAILSSVSVGLIWAFMYDPSIGLINYGLNEAGMSSIARNWIGDPKIAIYSIAAVQVWAHAGQMMIVFIAGLQGIPAELYEAARMDGGSKWQVFRTVTWPLLAPSATIVVAYTTIQSFKAFDLIFTMTDGGPNYATEILTTYIYHTAFGSYSFGLASAGSMIFLVLLALLTLLQFKALRADRVSY